The nucleotide sequence TACTTAATTTTAATTTAGATTTATAAGAAATCATTAATAAATTGTAACTTTGTTTTCAATAAATGTAGTAGAACATTAAAACTGCTTAAAAAATTGGATCTATTTGACAAATTACTTACCGACCGTGGCCCTCTGGGTAAACACTCTCAGGTTGCCCATGGATATTTTGCTTTTCCTAAACTAGAGGGCGAGATTGCTCCAAAAATGAAATTTAGAGGAAAAGAAGTTCTTACGTGGAGTCTTAATAATTACTTGGGGCTAGCCAATCACCCAGAAGTTAGAAAGGCAGATTATGAAGGCGCTAAAGAATATGGATTGGCTTATCCGATGGGTGCTAGAATGATGTCTGGTAATTCAAACATTATTGAGCAGTTTGAAGCTGAACTTTCTGAATTTGTTGGGAAAGAGGATACCATGTTGCTAAATTATGGCTACCAGGGTATCATGTCGTTAATAGATGCTTTGGTAGGAAGGCATGATGTTATTGTTTATGATGCAGAGTCGCATGCAAGTATCGTGGATGGGGTAAGGCTGCACCAAGGCAAAAGGTTTGTGTTTGCACACAATGATATAGATAATCTTAAGAAGCAATTGGAAAGAGCATCTAAATTAGTCAAAGAGACTAATGGTGCTATTTTGGTAATTACAGAAGGTGTGTTTGGGATGGCTGGTGATATGGGTAAACTTAAGGAAATTGTAGAACTTAAGAAGCAATTTAACTTTAGGTTACTTGTAGATGATGCGCATGGTTTTGGAACTTTGGGAAAAACTGGTGCTGGTACAGGAGAGGAGCAAGGGGTGCAAAATGAAATAGATCTTTACTTTTCTACCTTTGCTAAGTCTATGGCTGGTATAGGGGCTTTTATCTCTAGCAATGAGCAAGTGATTGAATACTTAAGATATAATACACGCTCTCAAATTTTTGCTAAAACCTTACCTATGCCTATTGTTATAGGTTTAAGAAAAAGGCTTGAATTGTTGAAATCGTCCCCTGAACTTAAAGATAAACTTTGGGTTGTTGTTAATGCACTTCAGAAAGGCCTAAAGGAGAAGGGCTTTAATATAGGCCGTACCGAGTCTCCAGTTACGCCAGTTATTCTTAGCGGTACTGAGAGCGAAGCTGCTCAAATGATTATAGACCTAAGAGAAAATTATAGTATCTTTTGTTCTATTGTTGTTTACCCTGTTGTTCCTAAGGATGTTATGATGCTTCGTATTATACCTACTGCTGAACATTCCCTTGAAGATGTGAATGTAACGATCAAGGCGTTTGAGGAAGTGGCTGTTAAGCTTAAAAACGGTATGTACGCCAGCGATCTATCACAAATATCTGTTTAAACAATCTTTGATTTGTAAGATTTATTAAAAATATGCTTTATTTCGATGAAGATCTTTGCAAATCATTGAGATATATGTAAATTAGAGCGTTGGAAAAATATTAATAACCTAAAAATTTTTTAGCAGAATGAAGAGATATGAAGAAATCAAGGATCTAATTTTATCTTTGGAAGCAGACTTTCAAAAATTTTATGACAAAGGTAACTCAGCGGCTGGAACCCGAGTAAGAAAAGGTATGCAAGAGCTTAAGAATATTGCTCAAGAGATCAGAGTTGAGGTTCAGAACATGAAAAACAACGAAACTGCTTAAATGATTGGATTCTTCAATTATGTTTGCATAAAAAAAGCTGTTTATTATAAACAGCTTTTTTTATGTCTTGACCCTAGCGCTGTACGCTTTGCGACTCAAAAATGGTGGTTTGTTGCTACTTTGCTCATCATGATGAAACCAATCGCATAACTCAGATTAAAAAAAAGCCGGAACATTGTCCGGCTTTGAGGATTTATTTTGTACGTAATAGAATGCGCTATTGCATATTTCAGCTTTAGTTCACTTCTGTCATTTTCTCACGTATTCTGTCTTTCAATGAGTCGCTGCATTTTACCAAAGGTAACCTTACATGACCTTCGCAAATATTAAGAAGTTCTAAGGCTTGTTTGATGCCTACAGGGTTGCTTTCTTCATAAAGCAAAGGGTTGAGGCCTGAAAAGGATTTTAATATAGGTAGTGCGTCCTGAAAATTCTGGTCAAGGCTTTTTCTTACCATTTCAGAATACTGTGAAGGATATGCATTGGCAAGAACAGATATAACGCCCTTGGCTCCAATTGAGATCATTGGAACTGTAAGCATATCGTCTCCTGATATTAGGTAGAAGTCTTGAGCTGCACCTTTTACCACTTCCAGCCCCTGTGTGAGATCGCCTCCTGCATCTTTTACACCTATAATGTTAGGGTGTTGTGAAAGCCTGATAGTGGTCTGTGCCGTTATGTTTACCCCTGTCCTTCCCGGAACGTTGTAAAGGATGATTGGCACAGGGCAGTTGTCTGCTATGGCTATGTAATGTTGGTATATTCCTTCCTGACTGGGTTTGTTGTAATAAGGGCAAACTGATAATACTGCTTTGACGCCTTCCAGGTCTGTGGATTTTATCCTGGAGATTGTATCTGCTGTATTATTGCCTCCAATACCATATACTATGGGCAACTTGCCTTGAAGGTGTTTCTTGGCTGTATCCAGCAGTAAGGTTTTCTCTTGCGAATTAGTTGTTGCAGATTCCGCAGTTGTTCCATTTACAACAACATAGTCAACTCCTCCTTTCAGAACATGATCTAAAAGTCTGCCAAAGGCTGCTAGATCAGGAGTGAGATCAGCTTTGAAAGGTGTTGCTAGTGCTACACCGGTACCGGTAATGTCAATACCCATTTAATTTGTTAGTTTTTTTGAAATTGTGAGCATTTTGTTCAGAATGTCTCCTAACTTTTCGTGCTCATGTGGTTGAATCGCTATCTCAAACAAGTCAAGATTGCGTCCATTATTTATTCCAATTCTAAAATTTGCTTTACTACTTACTAAGATGTTTTCAAAAGGCAAAAATGGTGAATTATTAATAGAATATAAATAGTCAAATTTCTTTTTTGTAAAATTATTTATGCGAATGTCTTTAAAAGTTCCTTTCCAATCAAGAGACGAGGACGAAACTTGTATAAAATCGAAGCTATAATTTCTTAAATAGCTTTTTTCTATTCTACATATTACTTCTACTTCTTTCTTTTCGCTACGCAGTTCTTCTATAAATTTATTCACCGCTTTTATTTGGCTCCCATCTGGGTTGTCTACCAATACACCTATTTGTGTAGCTTCTTCCCACTTGACCGTATGCCTTCTTGTTTTGTTTTGCCTTTTGGCCAAGAAGTTTTTTAATTTTAAGATGTTTTTTTTTATCATTTCTTCAGCATTTCCAAAAACTCTTCTTCTGAAACTATTTTTACCCCAAGTTTAGTTGCTTTGTCTAACTTGGCTGGCCCCATTTTGTCACCAGCAACTAAATAATCTGCTTTAGATGAAACTGCTGAAATGATTCTTCCGCCATTGTTTTCTATTTTTTCTTTAATATTATCTCTGCTAAAGTTTTGAAAAACCCCGGAGACTACAAAGCTTTGCCCCTCAAAGATGTTACTTTCTTTTACTTGTTCAGATGTGTCTACTGAAAAATTTAAGCCTGCTTCTTTTAACTTATCTATAAAAGATTGCTTTTCTGGTGTATTAAAATAATCAAGTATACTAAGAGCAATTTTCTCTCCAATTTCAGGTACAGAGCGCAGCTCTTCAAAATCGGCACTCATTAACCTATCTATGTTTTCAAAATGCCTGGCCAGCTTATCAGCGACTGTTATTCCCACATATCTAATGCCTAAGGCAAACAAAACATTTCTTAATGGAGCTTCTTTAGATTTCTCTATTCCCTTTAGCAAGTTTTTGGCAGACTTATCACCAAACCTGTCCAGAGAGATCAGTTGGTCATAAGTTAGCGCATAAAGATCCGCAGGGTCTTTGACCAGCTCCTTGTCATAAAGCGCTACTATAGTTTCTGGTCCCAGACCTTCTATGTTCATAGCTTTCCTTTGTATGAAGTGCTCCACACGCCCTTTTATTTGTGGAGGGCATAATGTGTCGTTAGGGCAGTAATGTACCGCTTCGCCTTCTCTTCGTATCAGCTCTGTACCACATTCTGGGCAAAAGCTGATAAATTCAATGGGCTTAAAGTCTAAGCTTCTTTGAGTGAGGTCTACTCCGGTTACCTTAGGTATAATGTCTCCTCCTTTTTCTACAAAAACAGTATCCCCCAAGCGCAGGTCTAATCTTTTTATTTCATTGGCATTATGCAGTGACGCTCTTTTTACTGTAGTGCCAGCCAATGATACAGGGGATAAATTGGCCACCGGAGTAACAGCGCCTGTTCTTCCTACCTGAAATTCTATTGACAATAGTTTGGAGGACGCGCTTTCTGCTTTGTACTTATAAGCAACGGCCCACCTCGGCGACTTGGCTGTGTACCCTAGGCTGTTTTGCTGTTGAAAGCTGTTAAGCTTAATAACCACGCCGTCTGTGCCTACTGGAAGTTGAAAGCGCTTTTCCCGCCAATGTTCAATGTAGCCCATAATTTCTTCTATGCTATGGCACTTCGACCAAGTGTCAGGTACATTGAAACCCCAGTTTTTTAACAACTCCAAGGCTTCTGAATGCGATTGTATAGGTAGGTTTTCGCCTAGTAAGCTATATATATAGCAATCTAGTTTTCTCTTGGCTACTATAGCCGAATCTTGCATCTTCAACGTTCCCGATGCGGCATTTCTAGGGTTGGCTAAAAGTGGTTCTCCTATATCTTCTCTTTCTTTGTTGATTCGCTCAAAATTTTCCAAGGTGAGAAATACCTCCCCACGTACTTCAAATATTTCAGGAAGATTGTCTGCAAAGATTCTTAATGGCAAAGACCGTATGGTTTTGGCATTATGTGTTATATCATCACCTCTTAACCCGTCACCTCGGGTAACTGCTTTTTTCAGAA is from Cytophagaceae bacterium ABcell3 and encodes:
- a CDS encoding pyridoxal phosphate-dependent aminotransferase family protein, producing the protein MDLFDKLLTDRGPLGKHSQVAHGYFAFPKLEGEIAPKMKFRGKEVLTWSLNNYLGLANHPEVRKADYEGAKEYGLAYPMGARMMSGNSNIIEQFEAELSEFVGKEDTMLLNYGYQGIMSLIDALVGRHDVIVYDAESHASIVDGVRLHQGKRFVFAHNDIDNLKKQLERASKLVKETNGAILVITEGVFGMAGDMGKLKEIVELKKQFNFRLLVDDAHGFGTLGKTGAGTGEEQGVQNEIDLYFSTFAKSMAGIGAFISSNEQVIEYLRYNTRSQIFAKTLPMPIVIGLRKRLELLKSSPELKDKLWVVVNALQKGLKEKGFNIGRTESPVTPVILSGTESEAAQMIIDLRENYSIFCSIVVYPVVPKDVMMLRIIPTAEHSLEDVNVTIKAFEEVAVKLKNGMYASDLSQISV
- the ligA gene encoding NAD-dependent DNA ligase LigA; this encodes MKPEEAKSTIEELTDKINYYNYMYYQQHKSEIPDYDFDKLLEDLLRLEQQFPQYRKEDSPTQRVGGHVSGEFPTAIHRFPMLSLANTYSKEEITEFDTRTKKQIQGQPEYICEQKYDGVALSITYENGILKKAVTRGDGLRGDDITHNAKTIRSLPLRIFADNLPEIFEVRGEVFLTLENFERINKEREDIGEPLLANPRNAASGTLKMQDSAIVAKRKLDCYIYSLLGENLPIQSHSEALELLKNWGFNVPDTWSKCHSIEEIMGYIEHWREKRFQLPVGTDGVVIKLNSFQQQNSLGYTAKSPRWAVAYKYKAESASSKLLSIEFQVGRTGAVTPVANLSPVSLAGTTVKRASLHNANEIKRLDLRLGDTVFVEKGGDIIPKVTGVDLTQRSLDFKPIEFISFCPECGTELIRREGEAVHYCPNDTLCPPQIKGRVEHFIQRKAMNIEGLGPETIVALYDKELVKDPADLYALTYDQLISLDRFGDKSAKNLLKGIEKSKEAPLRNVLFALGIRYVGITVADKLARHFENIDRLMSADFEELRSVPEIGEKIALSILDYFNTPEKQSFIDKLKEAGLNFSVDTSEQVKESNIFEGQSFVVSGVFQNFSRDNIKEKIENNGGRIISAVSSKADYLVAGDKMGPAKLDKATKLGVKIVSEEEFLEMLKK
- the dapA gene encoding 4-hydroxy-tetrahydrodipicolinate synthase; the encoded protein is MGIDITGTGVALATPFKADLTPDLAAFGRLLDHVLKGGVDYVVVNGTTAESATTNSQEKTLLLDTAKKHLQGKLPIVYGIGGNNTADTISRIKSTDLEGVKAVLSVCPYYNKPSQEGIYQHYIAIADNCPVPIILYNVPGRTGVNITAQTTIRLSQHPNIIGVKDAGGDLTQGLEVVKGAAQDFYLISGDDMLTVPMISIGAKGVISVLANAYPSQYSEMVRKSLDQNFQDALPILKSFSGLNPLLYEESNPVGIKQALELLNICEGHVRLPLVKCSDSLKDRIREKMTEVN
- a CDS encoding histone H1, producing the protein MKRYEEIKDLILSLEADFQKFYDKGNSAAGTRVRKGMQELKNIAQEIRVEVQNMKNNETA